Proteins encoded together in one Carya illinoinensis cultivar Pawnee chromosome 3, C.illinoinensisPawnee_v1, whole genome shotgun sequence window:
- the LOC122305101 gene encoding probable receptor-like protein kinase At5g20050: MEDKKANIIAVATVIAVIVFIVVARVSLKLSKTFFLICGAGIAVILAVLAYLIIRRHYNRRRKFMESRLVSEGRELRIEYSFLRKVAGVPSKFRYRELEEATDNFQSLLGEGASATVYKGILNDGTAVAVKRINGEEHGEKEFRSEVSAIASVQHVNLVHLLGYCCNPVAPRFLVYEFIPNGSLDYWIFPRRERQNRRGGCLSWALRYKVAIDVAKGLSYLHHDCRSKVLHLDLKPENILLDENYRAIVADFGLSKLMGKDQSRVVTTIRGTRGYLAPEWLLEQGISEKSDIYSYGMVLLEMIGGCRNVSLIESSTGNGSERRWRYFPKIVNQKIREGTLMEVVDRRLTAGGGGGGAIDESEVRRLACVALWCIQERAGMRPSMARVVEMLEGLVAVDEPPDTRMIVVDLLAIDEDQQSDARNRPQVAAMAAPRLVDSNNLPISSTNSFATSIMSILSPR, encoded by the coding sequence ATGGAGGACAAGAAAGCGAATATAATTGCCGTTGCAACAGTGATCGCAGTCATCGTTTTTATCGTTGTTGCTCGTGTTAGTCTCAAGCTTTCCAAGACTTTCTTTCTCATCTGCGGGGCAGGTATTGCAGTGATCCTTGCTGTTCTTGCGTACCTAATAATCAGACGCCATTATAATCGCAGGAGAAAGTTTATGGAGTCAAGGTTAGTCTCAGAAGGCCGAGAGCTTCGTATAGAGTATAGTTTTCTCAGGAAGGTTGCTGGGGTTCCGTCAAAGTTTCGATACAGGGAGCTCGAGGAAGCAACAGATAATTTCCAGTCATTGTTAGGCGAGGGAGCTTCTGCAACAGTTTATAAAGGAATCCTAAACGATGGCACTGCTGTTGCCGTGAAACGGATTAATGGAGAAGAGCACGGGGAAAAGGAGTTCAGATCGGAAGTTTCGGCCATTGCAAGTGTGCAACATGTAAATCTTGTGCACCTTCTTGGTTATTGCTGTAATCCTGTGGCACCTCGTTTTCTTGTTTACGAGTTCATCCCAAATGGTTCTTTGGATTATTGGATCTTTCCTAGAAGGGAAAGACAGAATCGGCGTGGGGGGTGCTTGTCGTGGGCGTTAAGGTATAAGGTTGCCATTGATGTTGCTAAAGGACTATCTTACCTCCATCACGATTGCCGATCAAAGGTCTTACACCTTGATCTCAAACCAGAAAACATACTTCTTGATGAGAATTATAGAGCAATTGTTGCAGATTTCGGTCTCTCAAAGCTTATGGGGAAAGATCAGAGTAGAGTTGTCACAACAATCCGAGGTACTAGAGGTTACTTAGCACCGGAGTGGCTATTGGAGCAAGGAATTTCAGAAAAATCTGACATCTATAGTTATGGGATGGTTCTTCTAGAGATGATTGGAGGCTGCAGAAATGTTTCCTTGATAGAATCTAGTACCGGAAACGGGTCTGAAAGGAGATGGAGATATTTCCCGAAAATAGTGAATCAGAAAATCAGAGAAGGGACGCTTATGGAAGTGGTTGACCGGAGGCTAACAgcaggtggaggtggaggaggcGCCATTGATGAGAGTGAGGTAAGGAGATTGGCTTGTGTAGCTTTGTGGTGCATACAAGAGAGGGCTGGGATGAGACCTAGCATGGCTCGGGTGGTTGAGATGCTGGAAGGTCTTGTGGCTGTAGACGAGCCTCCTGACACGCGAATGATCGTTGTTGATCTATTGGCAATAGACGAGGATCAACAATCAGATGCTCGGAACCGGCCACAGGTTGCAGCAATGGCGGCACCACGCCTAGTGGATAGCAATAATCTTCCCATCTCATCAACAAATTCATTTGCCACTTCAATTATGTCAATTCTATCTCCAAGATAA
- the LOC122305102 gene encoding acyl-protein thioesterase 2-like isoform X1 — protein sequence MPFLGSVPLSITIAGLVSAIFLGAKMSFTGPSVGSGGRTARRLVEFGRTYVVRPKGKHQATVVWLHGLGDNGSSWSQLLETLPLPNIKWICPTAPTQPITVFGGFPSTAWFDVGDLSEDAPDDLEGLDASAAHVANLLSTEPADIKLGVGGFSMGAATALYSASCFTQGKYGNGNPYPAQLSAVVGLSGWLPCSKTLANKIQGVDEAVRRAASLPILLCHGKADDVVLYKFGEKSSRSLSSCGFQDVTFKSYNGLGHYTIPEEMDEFCTWLTSKLTLEGASS from the exons ATGCCATTTTTAG GATCTGTTCCACTCTCAATTACTATAGCTGGTTTGGTTAGTGCAATTTTCTTGGGGGCTAAGATGAGCTTTACTGGCCCTTCAGTGGGTTCTG GTGGTCGAACTGCTAGGAGGTTAGTTGAGTTCGGAAGGACCTATGTGGTGAGACCTAAAGGTAAACACCAAGCCACTGTAGTTTGGCTACACGGCCTTGGTGATAATGGCTCAAG CTGGTCCCAGCTACTGGAGACCCTTCCTCTTCCAAAT ATAAAATGGATATGCCCAACTGCTCCTACCCAGCCAATTACTGTTTTCGGTGGCTTTCCTTCCACCGCTT GGTTTGATGTGGGAGACCTGTCTGAAGATGCTCCTGATGACTTAGAGGGTTTGGATGCTTCAGCAGCACATGTTGCAAATTTGTTGTCAACAGAACCTGCAGACA TTAAACTTGGTGTTGGAGGTTTCAGTATGGGTGCAGCTACTGCACTATATTCTGCCTCTTGCTTTACTCAAGGGAAATATGGAAACGGCAATCCATACCCAGCCCAATTAAGTGCAGTTGTTGGACTGAGTGGCTGGCTTCCTTGTTCAAA GACCTTAGCGAACAAGATACAAGGGGTGGATGAAGCTGTTAGGCGTGCTGCGTCCTTGCCCATTTTGCTCTGTCATGGCAAAG CCGATGATGTGGTTCTTTATAAATTTGGTGAGAAATCCTCGCGGTCCTTGAGTTCATGTGGATTTCAGGACGTGACATTCAAAAGCTATAATGG GCTTGGTCACTACACAATCCCTGAAGAGATGGATGAATTCTGCACTTGGCTAACTTCAAAGTTGACTCTTGAGGGGGCCTCTTCATAA
- the LOC122305102 gene encoding acyl-protein thioesterase 2-like isoform X2, which yields MSFTGPSVGSGGRTARRLVEFGRTYVVRPKGKHQATVVWLHGLGDNGSSWSQLLETLPLPNIKWICPTAPTQPITVFGGFPSTAWFDVGDLSEDAPDDLEGLDASAAHVANLLSTEPADIKLGVGGFSMGAATALYSASCFTQGKYGNGNPYPAQLSAVVGLSGWLPCSKTLANKIQGVDEAVRRAASLPILLCHGKADDVVLYKFGEKSSRSLSSCGFQDVTFKSYNGLGHYTIPEEMDEFCTWLTSKLTLEGASS from the exons ATGAGCTTTACTGGCCCTTCAGTGGGTTCTG GTGGTCGAACTGCTAGGAGGTTAGTTGAGTTCGGAAGGACCTATGTGGTGAGACCTAAAGGTAAACACCAAGCCACTGTAGTTTGGCTACACGGCCTTGGTGATAATGGCTCAAG CTGGTCCCAGCTACTGGAGACCCTTCCTCTTCCAAAT ATAAAATGGATATGCCCAACTGCTCCTACCCAGCCAATTACTGTTTTCGGTGGCTTTCCTTCCACCGCTT GGTTTGATGTGGGAGACCTGTCTGAAGATGCTCCTGATGACTTAGAGGGTTTGGATGCTTCAGCAGCACATGTTGCAAATTTGTTGTCAACAGAACCTGCAGACA TTAAACTTGGTGTTGGAGGTTTCAGTATGGGTGCAGCTACTGCACTATATTCTGCCTCTTGCTTTACTCAAGGGAAATATGGAAACGGCAATCCATACCCAGCCCAATTAAGTGCAGTTGTTGGACTGAGTGGCTGGCTTCCTTGTTCAAA GACCTTAGCGAACAAGATACAAGGGGTGGATGAAGCTGTTAGGCGTGCTGCGTCCTTGCCCATTTTGCTCTGTCATGGCAAAG CCGATGATGTGGTTCTTTATAAATTTGGTGAGAAATCCTCGCGGTCCTTGAGTTCATGTGGATTTCAGGACGTGACATTCAAAAGCTATAATGG GCTTGGTCACTACACAATCCCTGAAGAGATGGATGAATTCTGCACTTGGCTAACTTCAAAGTTGACTCTTGAGGGGGCCTCTTCATAA
- the LOC122305103 gene encoding deSI-like protein At4g17486 isoform X2 translates to MGSESSSNSTSECDGNVKYRETQVVLNVYDLTPLNNYMSWFGFGIFHSGIEVHGKEYGFGAHDFPASGVFEVEPRTCPGFVYRCSVPLGRITMLPSEFRVFIENVASEYHGDTYHLISKNCNHFTDDISWRLTAKHIPGWVNRLARLGALCSCLLPESLQVSTVKQQPEYHDCSEDGTESLSITTAHESTEIDDDQEKCLLSPMAVSGDVAFVKEVHK, encoded by the exons ATGGGGTCAGAGAGCTCCTCGAACTCGACCTCTGAATGCGATGGGAACGTCAAATACAGAGAGACCCAGGTGGTGCTGAACGTATACGATCTCACCCCTCTCAACAATTACATGTCTTGGTTCGGTTTTGGGATCTTCCATTCCGGCATTGAAG TCCATGGTAAGGAGTATGGATTCGGGGCTCATGACTTCCCAGCAAGTGGAGTTTTTGAAGTGGAGCCAAGGACTTGCCCAGGTTTTGTTTACCGGTGTTCTGTCCCATTAGGCCGCATAACTATGCTTCCATCAGAATTCCGTGTATTTATTGAGAATGTGGCATCAGAGTACCATGGGGATACCTATCACCTCATTTCCAAGAATTGCAACCATTTTACAGATGACATTTCATGGAGACTGACAGCAAAACACATCCCAGGTTGGGTGAATCGGCTTGCCCGACTAG gTGCTTTATGTAGTTGTCTGCTTCCTGAAAGCCTTCAAGTATCTACTGTCAAACAGCAGCCTGAGTACCACGACTGTTCAG AAGATGGTACAGAATCTCTGTCGATCACCACTGCACACGAGTCAACAGAGATTGATGATGATCAAGAGAAGTGTCTGCTGTCCCCAATGGCTGTAAGCGGTGATGTGGCCTTTGTTAAAGAGGTACACAAGTGA
- the LOC122305103 gene encoding deSI-like protein At4g17486 isoform X1 — protein sequence MGSESSSNSTSECDGNVKYRETQVVLNVYDLTPLNNYMSWFGFGIFHSGIEVHGKEYGFGAHDFPASGVFEVEPRTCPGFVYRCSVPLGRITMLPSEFRVFIENVASEYHGDTYHLISKNCNHFTDDISWRLTAKHIPGWVNRLARLGALCSCLLPESLQVSTVKQQPEYHDCSEEDGTESLSITTAHESTEIDDDQEKCLLSPMAVSGDVAFVKEVHK from the exons ATGGGGTCAGAGAGCTCCTCGAACTCGACCTCTGAATGCGATGGGAACGTCAAATACAGAGAGACCCAGGTGGTGCTGAACGTATACGATCTCACCCCTCTCAACAATTACATGTCTTGGTTCGGTTTTGGGATCTTCCATTCCGGCATTGAAG TCCATGGTAAGGAGTATGGATTCGGGGCTCATGACTTCCCAGCAAGTGGAGTTTTTGAAGTGGAGCCAAGGACTTGCCCAGGTTTTGTTTACCGGTGTTCTGTCCCATTAGGCCGCATAACTATGCTTCCATCAGAATTCCGTGTATTTATTGAGAATGTGGCATCAGAGTACCATGGGGATACCTATCACCTCATTTCCAAGAATTGCAACCATTTTACAGATGACATTTCATGGAGACTGACAGCAAAACACATCCCAGGTTGGGTGAATCGGCTTGCCCGACTAG gTGCTTTATGTAGTTGTCTGCTTCCTGAAAGCCTTCAAGTATCTACTGTCAAACAGCAGCCTGAGTACCACGACTGTTCAG AAGAAGATGGTACAGAATCTCTGTCGATCACCACTGCACACGAGTCAACAGAGATTGATGATGATCAAGAGAAGTGTCTGCTGTCCCCAATGGCTGTAAGCGGTGATGTGGCCTTTGTTAAAGAGGTACACAAGTGA
- the LOC122305103 gene encoding deSI-like protein At4g17486 isoform X4 — MGSESSSNSTSECDGNVKYRETQVVLNVYDLTPLNNYMSWFGFGIFHSGIEVHGKEYGFGAHDFPASGVFEVEPRTCPGFVYRCSVPLGRITMLPSEFRVFIENVASEYHGDTYHLISKNCNHFTDDISWRLTAKHIPGALCSCLLPESLQVSTVKQQPEYHDCSEDGTESLSITTAHESTEIDDDQEKCLLSPMAVSGDVAFVKEVHK, encoded by the exons ATGGGGTCAGAGAGCTCCTCGAACTCGACCTCTGAATGCGATGGGAACGTCAAATACAGAGAGACCCAGGTGGTGCTGAACGTATACGATCTCACCCCTCTCAACAATTACATGTCTTGGTTCGGTTTTGGGATCTTCCATTCCGGCATTGAAG TCCATGGTAAGGAGTATGGATTCGGGGCTCATGACTTCCCAGCAAGTGGAGTTTTTGAAGTGGAGCCAAGGACTTGCCCAGGTTTTGTTTACCGGTGTTCTGTCCCATTAGGCCGCATAACTATGCTTCCATCAGAATTCCGTGTATTTATTGAGAATGTGGCATCAGAGTACCATGGGGATACCTATCACCTCATTTCCAAGAATTGCAACCATTTTACAGATGACATTTCATGGAGACTGACAGCAAAACACATCCCAG gTGCTTTATGTAGTTGTCTGCTTCCTGAAAGCCTTCAAGTATCTACTGTCAAACAGCAGCCTGAGTACCACGACTGTTCAG AAGATGGTACAGAATCTCTGTCGATCACCACTGCACACGAGTCAACAGAGATTGATGATGATCAAGAGAAGTGTCTGCTGTCCCCAATGGCTGTAAGCGGTGATGTGGCCTTTGTTAAAGAGGTACACAAGTGA
- the LOC122305103 gene encoding deSI-like protein At4g17486 isoform X3 has translation MGSESSSNSTSECDGNVKYRETQVVLNVYDLTPLNNYMSWFGFGIFHSGIEVHGKEYGFGAHDFPASGVFEVEPRTCPGFVYRCSVPLGRITMLPSEFRVFIENVASEYHGDTYHLISKNCNHFTDDISWRLTAKHIPGALCSCLLPESLQVSTVKQQPEYHDCSEEDGTESLSITTAHESTEIDDDQEKCLLSPMAVSGDVAFVKEVHK, from the exons ATGGGGTCAGAGAGCTCCTCGAACTCGACCTCTGAATGCGATGGGAACGTCAAATACAGAGAGACCCAGGTGGTGCTGAACGTATACGATCTCACCCCTCTCAACAATTACATGTCTTGGTTCGGTTTTGGGATCTTCCATTCCGGCATTGAAG TCCATGGTAAGGAGTATGGATTCGGGGCTCATGACTTCCCAGCAAGTGGAGTTTTTGAAGTGGAGCCAAGGACTTGCCCAGGTTTTGTTTACCGGTGTTCTGTCCCATTAGGCCGCATAACTATGCTTCCATCAGAATTCCGTGTATTTATTGAGAATGTGGCATCAGAGTACCATGGGGATACCTATCACCTCATTTCCAAGAATTGCAACCATTTTACAGATGACATTTCATGGAGACTGACAGCAAAACACATCCCAG gTGCTTTATGTAGTTGTCTGCTTCCTGAAAGCCTTCAAGTATCTACTGTCAAACAGCAGCCTGAGTACCACGACTGTTCAG AAGAAGATGGTACAGAATCTCTGTCGATCACCACTGCACACGAGTCAACAGAGATTGATGATGATCAAGAGAAGTGTCTGCTGTCCCCAATGGCTGTAAGCGGTGATGTGGCCTTTGTTAAAGAGGTACACAAGTGA
- the LOC122305104 gene encoding uncharacterized protein LOC122305104 codes for MPKERRDRSMSRDVYRASPFSCSSSCARRSSPRIPLETKENLKEWEEARCPVCMEHPHNAVLLICSSREKGCRPYMCDTSYRHSNCLDQFRKSFLETSSTMTGPDDTQLTARLSPNETSELTVTEVQEERSEEVHPPLHPISCENQEQPKLVCPLCRGQIQEWIVVEPARRFMNAKLRSCSCETCTFTGTYTDLRKHARLEHPLVRPSEADPERQRNWRRLERQRDLGDLLSTLQSSFGEERGDDNILPIDDGGWLTVFFLIRVFRPGSSPRSGSWSGTSRTRAQMSIRRRSSRLWGESYDGETGSSSRDEDNDSSDGGSVPWRRRLWRRTTPDEEP; via the coding sequence ATGCCAAAGGAGAGGAGAGACCGTTCAATGTCTCGTGATGTGTACAGGGCATCTCCGTTTTCATGCAGTTCTAGTTGTGCTAGACGATCTTCACCAAGAATTCCTTTAGAAACGAAGGAAAACTTAAAGGAATGGGAAGAAGCTAGGTGCCCTGTCTGCATGGAACATCCTCACAATGCAGTTCTGCTAATCTGCTCATCACGTGAGAAGGGATGCCGACCATACATGTGTGATACTAGCTACCGCCACTCAAACTGTCTTGATCAGTTCCGAAAGTCATTTTTAGAAACCTCGTCAACAATGACAGGACCTGATGACACTCAACTTACTGCCCGCTTGTCTCCTAATGAAACATCAGAATTAACAGTTACTGAGGTGCAAGAAGAAAGAAGTGAGGAAGTGCACCCCCCTTTGCATCCCATCTCTTGTGAGAATCAGGAGCAACCAAAGTTAGTGTGCCCCCTATGTCGTGGACAGATACAAGAATGGATTGTTGTTGAGCCTGCTCGTCGTTTCATGAATGCGAAATTAAGGAGCTGCTCCTGTGAGACATGTACTTTCACTGGCACCTATACAGATCTCAGGAAGCATGCTAGGCTTGAGCACCCCCTTGTGCGCCCATCAGAGGCTGACCCAGAGCGTCAGCGTAATTGGAGGAGGTTGGAGCGACAGAGGGACCTTGGAGACTTGCTCAGCACACTTCAATCTTCATTTGGAGAGGAGAGGGGTGATGACAACATTTTGCCCATTGATGATGGGGGTTGGCTGACTGTATTCTTTCTTATTCGGGTTTTTCGACCTGGGTCTAGTCCAAGAAGCGGCAGCTGGTCTGGTACCTCGAGAACCAGAGCACAAATGAGCATTAGAAGGAGATCTAGTAGACTTTGGGGGGAGAGCTATGATGGAGAAACTGGATCTTCTTCCCGAGACGAGGACAATGACTCATCTGATGGTGGCTCAGTTCCTTGGAGGCGCCGATTGTGGCGGAGGACAACTCCAGATGAGGAGCCATAA